A region of the bacterium genome:
GGCGCTGGTCTTCACGCTGCTGTCGACGATCTACATCGCCCTGATGCTGCCGCACGGCGAGCACGAGCACGCCGCGGCGGGGCACGGGCACTGAGGTCCGTTAGTCCGACCCGTCAACCACGACCGTGAAAGGTGAGGAGGAGACATGGAGAACAACCTGCTGGGACTGGCTCTGCCCCTGGGCGTCGGCATCGCCGCCGTCGGTTCGGGCCTCGGCCTGGGCCGCGCCATCGGTTCCGCGATGGAGGCCATGGGCCGCCAGCCCGAGGCCATCGGCCAGATCCAGACCGCGATGATCATCGGCTGCGCCTTCATCGAGGCGTTGACGATCTACGCGCTGCTGTCCGTCATCCTGCTGATGGGCAAGCTGGGCTGACAGGCCGCCGACGGGTTCCCGGGACGCCCGCGGTCCGCGGGGCCCGTTGCGGGCCGTTCGACGGCGTCCATTAGACCGCGAAAGGTTCGGACATGCATCTGGACATCAGGGTCATCCTGACGAACATCATCGGCTTCGTGATCGTCGTCTGGGTGCTCGCGAAGTTCGCCTGGAAGCCGATCCTCGACCTGCTCGACGCCCGGCGCGCCAAGATCCGCGACGACTTCGCCAAGGCGGAGACGGCGAAGACCGAGGCGCAGACGCTGCGCGGCGAGTTCGAGTCGAAGATCGGCGACATCAAGGTCATCGAGCGCGAGCGGGTGCAGGAGGCGGTCAAGCGCGGCGAGGAGATCGCCGAGCGGATCAGGGCCGAGGCCCGCGAGAAGGCCGACGCCACGCTCGACAAGGCGCGCCAGGACATCGACGTCGAGGCCCACAAGGCCCAGGTCGTCCTGCGCGACGAGGTGGTGACCCTGGCGGTCGCCTCGACCGAGATGCTCCTGAACACGAAGCTCGACCCGGAGACGCACCGGCGCCTCGTGCGCGAGTACATCGACAGCCTCGGGGAGATGCCGCATGCGTGACCGCGGCGTCGAGACGCGCTACGCCCGCGCCCTGATGCTCGCCGCCCGCGAGGCCGGCGAGCTGGACGGCGTGGCCGAGTCGTTCGTCGGAGTGATCGCGGCGCTCGGGCAGAACCCGGCGCTGGTCGCCTTCCTCGAGGGCCCCCAGGTCGCCCACGACGAGAAGACCGCGCTGGTGCGCAAGCTGTTCACCGGCCGCGTCGAGGCGACGCTGCTGCACTTCCTGCTGCTGCTGATCGACAAGAACCGGGTCCAGCACGTCGCGGACATCCAGCGGGAGTTCGCGGCCATGGTCGAGGAGTCGCAGGGCCTGTCCCGCGCGACCGTCGTCACGGCCGTGCCGCTGCCCGACGACCTCGAGCGCGACCTGACCGCCAGGCTCGAGAAGCTGACCGGCCGCCGGCTGCTGCTGACCAAGACCGTGGACCCCGCCGTGCTCGGGGGCGTCCGCGTGACCATGGGCGACCGCGTCATCGACGGGACCGTCAGGACGAACCTGGACAAGCTGCGCGCGCAACTGTTCCGGACCAACGTTCGCTAGAACGAGGAGAGAGCCTTGAAACTCAGGCCAGAAGAGATCAGCTCCGTCCTCTCGCAGGAGCTGCAGAAGTACGACCGCGACCTCGGGGTCGAGAGCGTCGGCACCATCCTGCAGGTGGGCGACGGCATCGCCCGCATCTACGGCCTGCAGGACGTGATGGCCGGCGAGCTCATCAAGTTCCCCGGCGACATCTTCGGCATGGTCCTGAACCTGGAGGAGAACTCCGTGGGCGCCGCCATCTTCGGCGACGACACCCACATCAAGGAGGGCGACCAGGTCACCCGCACCGGGCGCATCGCCGAGGTGCCGGTGGGCGACGCCGTGATCGGCCGCGTGGTGAACGCCGTCGGCCAGCCGCTGGACGGCAAGGGCCCGATCGCCAGCACGCAGACCCGCAAGATCGAGGTCAAGGCGCCGGGCGTCATCGCGCGCCAGCCGGTCAAGGAACCGCTGATGACCGGCCTGAAGGCCATCGACTCGATGATCCCCATCGGCCGCGGCCAGCGCGAGCTGATCATCGGCGACCGCCAGACCGGCAAGACGGCCATCGCCATCGACACGATCATCAACCAGAAGGACTCGGGCGTTTACTGCTTCTACGTGGCCATCGGCCAGAAGCAGTCGACCGTGGCGCAGGTCTACCGGACCCTGCAGGAACACGGCGCCATGGCCTACACGACCATCATCTCCGCCTCGGCCAGCGAGCCCGCCCCGATGCTCTTCATCGCCCCCTACGCCGGCTGCGCCATGGCCGAGCACTTCATGTGGCAGGGCAAGCACACGCTGGTGATCTACGACGACCTCTCCAAGCAGGCCAACGCCTACCGCCAGCTGTCGCTGCTGCTGCGGCGCCCGCCCGGACGCGAGGCCTTCCCCGGCGACGTCTTCTACCTGCACTCCCGCCTGCTCGAGCGCGCCGTGAAGCTGAGCGACGAGAACGGCGGCGGCTCGCTGACGGCGCTGCCGATCATCGAGACCCAGGCCTCGGACGTGTCGGCCTACATCCCGACCAACGTGATCTCGATCACCGACGGCCAGATCTTCCTGGAGAACGACCTGTTCTACCAGGGCGTGCGCCCCGCCATCAACGTGGGCATCTCGGTGTCCCGCGTGGGCGGCAGCGCCCAGACCAAGGCCATGAAGAAGATCGCCGGCTCGCTGCGCCTCGACCTCGCCCAGTACCGCGAACTGCAGGCCTTCGCGCAGTTCGGCAGCGACCTGGACAAGGCCACGCTGC
Encoded here:
- the atpE gene encoding ATP synthase F0 subunit C — its product is MENNLLGLALPLGVGIAAVGSGLGLGRAIGSAMEAMGRQPEAIGQIQTAMIIGCAFIEALTIYALLSVILLMGKLG
- the atpA gene encoding F0F1 ATP synthase subunit alpha; this encodes MKLRPEEISSVLSQELQKYDRDLGVESVGTILQVGDGIARIYGLQDVMAGELIKFPGDIFGMVLNLEENSVGAAIFGDDTHIKEGDQVTRTGRIAEVPVGDAVIGRVVNAVGQPLDGKGPIASTQTRKIEVKAPGVIARQPVKEPLMTGLKAIDSMIPIGRGQRELIIGDRQTGKTAIAIDTIINQKDSGVYCFYVAIGQKQSTVAQVYRTLQEHGAMAYTTIISASASEPAPMLFIAPYAGCAMAEHFMWQGKHTLVIYDDLSKQANAYRQLSLLLRRPPGREAFPGDVFYLHSRLLERAVKLSDENGGGSLTALPIIETQASDVSAYIPTNVISITDGQIFLENDLFYQGVRPAINVGISVSRVGGSAQTKAMKKIAGSLRLDLAQYRELQAFAQFGSDLDKATLRQLTRGERMVEILKQGQYVPLPVEKQVAIIYAGTRGYLDDLPVAVLKQWEADLYVFLDEKHSGVLHDIRTSGKLEPATEDALKHAIEEFKSSRKEA
- the atpF gene encoding F0F1 ATP synthase subunit B — translated: MHLDIRVILTNIIGFVIVVWVLAKFAWKPILDLLDARRAKIRDDFAKAETAKTEAQTLRGEFESKIGDIKVIERERVQEAVKRGEEIAERIRAEAREKADATLDKARQDIDVEAHKAQVVLRDEVVTLAVASTEMLLNTKLDPETHRRLVREYIDSLGEMPHA
- the atpH gene encoding ATP synthase F1 subunit delta, with the translated sequence MRDRGVETRYARALMLAAREAGELDGVAESFVGVIAALGQNPALVAFLEGPQVAHDEKTALVRKLFTGRVEATLLHFLLLLIDKNRVQHVADIQREFAAMVEESQGLSRATVVTAVPLPDDLERDLTARLEKLTGRRLLLTKTVDPAVLGGVRVTMGDRVIDGTVRTNLDKLRAQLFRTNVR